Part of the Elusimicrobiota bacterium genome is shown below.
CATGTGTGTCTTGCTCTTTTGAACTTTATGTACTTTATTTTATTTTATTATACAACGGGGTTGAATTGGTTGACTTACGAGCAATACGACAACTGGATTCCCGATAACAGCATTCGGGAATGACATAAACGAGCGACAGAGCCACAGAGGGACGGAGAGACAGGGAAACAGAGGGACAGAGGGACTGGGAGCAGACCAATGGTCTGCAACTACAAATGGCAGAGAAAAAAGGAAACTGATGAGAGAACATTTTAATAAAGCTGGGCAGTTGTATCAGCAGAAAAAATAAGATAAATAACAGGTTAAAAATCCGCGCTTAAAGTTGATTTACATCAACCGCCATAAGTGAGGATTTTTTTTATTATTAAAAAAATGCTTGACAATTCGGTAAAAAATTATATAATAAATTCAATGATAAAACTGACAAAACTTAATGGTCAAGAAATTTATATCAATCCTGACCTGATAGAAAACATTGAGTGTCATCCGAACACCACTATTCTTTTAACGACGGGTAAAAGCACAATAGTTAAAGAATCACCTGATGAAGTAGCAAATAAAATTATTGAATTAAAGAAAAAAATACATAATAAATGATGGAGGAATAGTTTATGGATATAGCGACAGTTGGTGGCATAATCGTATTTTTATTTTTAGCTGTCGGAGCAATTGTTCTGCAGCAGGGTGTTGGTGCGCTAAAACTTTTTGTTAATGCAGAAGGCTTTTTAGTTGTAATTGGTGGGACTTTTTGTGCGCTACTTGTCAATTATCCGTTAAGTCAGGTTTTAGGTGTAAGAAAAGTTTTAAGAAAAGTACTTTTAACCACTGGTGAAGATACAACCGAAATCGTTACCACATTTGTTGATTTTACCAAAAAAGCGAGAACCGAAGGAATCCTTTCGTTAGAAGGTGATGTAAAAAATGTGAAAAACGATTTTATGCGGCGTGGCGTCCAGTTGGTAATAGACGGTTTTGACTCGGAATTTATACGAAATATGTTGGATACAGAAATAGGATTTATTAGGGAACGGCACAAAGTTGGTCAGGAAATTTTTAACTCGCTTGGTACTTACGCACCTGCATTTGGGATTATCGGTACTGTTTTAGGAATGATTTTGCTGTTAAGCAGTGTTGACGACCCGTCAAAAGTGCCAGCCAGAATGGCATTAGCACTTTCGGCAGCATTTTACGGTCTTTCAGCCGGCTATCTTTTGTTTTATCCGATGGCAGGAAAATTACGACGCCGGTCTGAAGAAGAACTACTTGTAAAAGAAATAGTTATACGAGGTGTTTTACTTTTACAATCAGGTGTAAGTCCTATAATTATGGAATCAAATCTGAAAGCGTATCTTGAGCCAGCGCAACGTTTAGCAATAAAATCAGCCGGGAAATAATATATGATACTAAAATCACCGCGAGGCTATATTTCTGAAAACGACCCGAGAGTTTCACAGGTAGGTCACGCTGCACCGCCATGGCTTGTTAATTACGCTGATTTAATGACTGAACTCTGTGCATTTTTTATAATGATGTATGCAATAGCAGCTGCGTTTTCAGGCACGATGCAGAAAGCGGCAAAAGAGGTAAAAGAAACAATGGCAAAAGAACAGATTGCCGGTGAATCAAAGATGACAAAAGAAGGATTACAAATTTCTTTGCAGGAGCAAAAGACAGTTCCATTTTTTGTTTCAGGCAGTGCTGAACTTTTACCCGGAACAAAAATGTATATTGATAAAATAGCACCTGCACTAATAAGTGGAATGAAACTTGAAAAAAATACACTTATAGTTGAAGGGCATACCGACAATGTTCCGATAGCGACTTCACAGTTTGCATCTAATTGGGAACTTTCAACTGCGCGTGCAACGAATGTGGTAAAATATCTTGTTCAAAAGCATGGAATCCCGCCTGAAAAAGTAGCAGCAATCGGATATGGTGAACATAAACCTATTGATTCCAATGATACTGAAGAAAACAGGGCAAAAAATAGGCGAGTCGTATTTCTGATAAAAATGGGTTCGTAGGAGGCAGTGAAAGGCAGTAACAAAAAGTGGATAAGTGGTTAGTGGTTAGTAATGTCATTGCGCACCCCGACTTGTCTGGGCTTGCCAATCCAGCACTTAATCACTTAATCACTTAATCACTTAATCACATAACCACTGATATTATATGGCAAAAAAGTATGTATATTTTTTTGGTAAAGGTCATGCGGATGGAAACGAAAAAATGAAAAATCTGTTAGGCGGTAAAGGTGCCAATCTTGCCGAGATGGTAAAAATTGGGTTGCCTGTCCCGGCAGGTTTTACAATCACAACCGATGTCTGCACAGCATATTACAAAAACAAAAAAAAATATCCGCCTGAACTGAAAAAACAGGTTGAAGATGCACTTGAAAAAGTTGAAAGTTTAATGGATTGTAAATTCGGTGATAAGGAGAATCCGCTTTTAGTTTCCGTCAGAAGCGGTGCCAGACGCTCAATGCCGGGTATGATGGAGACGGTATTAAATATCGGCTTAAATACTGCAACCCGAGAAGCGCTTATCAAAAAAACGAATAATCCGAGATTTGTCTATGATGCGCATCGCCGACTTATACAAATGTATAGTGATGTTGTGATGGAAAAAGCGGAAGGGATTGAGCCACAAGAAGGCAAAGGTATCCGTCAGCAGTTAGAAAAAGAATTGCAAAAAATGAAAGAAAAGAAAGGTGTGAAACAGGATACTGACTTAACTGCTGATGACTTAAAGGAACTAATTGAAATTTATAAGTTAAAAGTGAAAGAGGTGCTTGGCAAAAATTTTCCTGAAGACCCGCGAGAACAGTTATGGGGCGGAATCGGCGCAGTGTTTCAATCCTGGAATGGTAAGCGCGCAATATCTTATCGTCGGATAGAGAATATTCCAGACGAGTGGGGTACTGCGGTAAATGTTCAGGCGATGGTTTTTGGGAATATGGGCGAGTCATCTGCAACCGGCGTTGCATTCACAAGAAATCCTGCTACAGGCGAAAAAATATTTTATGGCGAATGGCTTGTTAATGCACAAGGCGAAGATGTCGTAGCAGGTATCAGAACGCCTAATCCGATTAACGAGCAGGGCAAAACGGAGCAGAACAAAAATCTTGCCTCACTTGAAACAGCGATGCCAGAACTGTATCAAGAACTTGATTCTTATCAGAAAAAACTTGAAAAACACTATAAAGATATGCAGGATATTGAGTTCACAATTCAAGAAGGTAAACTGTGGATGTTACAATGCCGTGTTGGGAAACGAAACGGTCCTGCCGCGGTCAGAATGGCTGTTGAAATGGTGAATGAGAAACTGATTACAAAAGAAACCGCAGTTCTGCGAATAGCACCGTCTCAACTTGACGAGCTGCTGCATCCGATTGTAGACCCGATTTCAGAAAAAAATTCTAAACCGATTGCAAAAGGGCTACCAGCAGGTCCTGGCGGCGCTACAGGGATGATTATTTTTACTGCAAATGAAGCGGTTACTTGGACAAAATCTGGTAAAAATGTAATACTTGTCCGAGAGGAAACGAATCCGGAAGATGTTGAAGGTATGCGTGCTGCGAAAGGAATCTTGACTGCAAGAGGTGGAATGACATCACACGCTGCACTTGTTGCACGAGGCTGGGGTAAGTGCTGTATCGTCGGTGCTGGAGAACTTCATATTGATTATCAAGAAAAAATATTGAAAGTCGGCGATGTCATTCTGAAAGAAGGCGACTGG
Proteins encoded:
- a CDS encoding MotA/TolQ/ExbB proton channel family protein, which gives rise to MDIATVGGIIVFLFLAVGAIVLQQGVGALKLFVNAEGFLVVIGGTFCALLVNYPLSQVLGVRKVLRKVLLTTGEDTTEIVTTFVDFTKKARTEGILSLEGDVKNVKNDFMRRGVQLVIDGFDSEFIRNMLDTEIGFIRERHKVGQEIFNSLGTYAPAFGIIGTVLGMILLLSSVDDPSKVPARMALALSAAFYGLSAGYLLFYPMAGKLRRRSEEELLVKEIVIRGVLLLQSGVSPIIMESNLKAYLEPAQRLAIKSAGK
- the ppdK gene encoding pyruvate, phosphate dikinase, producing MAKKYVYFFGKGHADGNEKMKNLLGGKGANLAEMVKIGLPVPAGFTITTDVCTAYYKNKKKYPPELKKQVEDALEKVESLMDCKFGDKENPLLVSVRSGARRSMPGMMETVLNIGLNTATREALIKKTNNPRFVYDAHRRLIQMYSDVVMEKAEGIEPQEGKGIRQQLEKELQKMKEKKGVKQDTDLTADDLKELIEIYKLKVKEVLGKNFPEDPREQLWGGIGAVFQSWNGKRAISYRRIENIPDEWGTAVNVQAMVFGNMGESSATGVAFTRNPATGEKIFYGEWLVNAQGEDVVAGIRTPNPINEQGKTEQNKNLASLETAMPELYQELDSYQKKLEKHYKDMQDIEFTIQEGKLWMLQCRVGKRNGPAAVRMAVEMVNEKLITKETAVLRIAPSQLDELLHPIVDPISEKNSKPIAKGLPAGPGGATGMIIFTANEAVTWTKSGKNVILVREETNPEDVEGMRAAKGILTARGGMTSHAALVARGWGKCCIVGAGELHIDYQEKILKVGDVILKEGDWLTLNGSKGYIYRGQLPMVKAAEENPYFVKFMKLCDGVRKLGVRTNADTPEDAKRARNFGAEGIGLFRTEHMFYGKGSEQPLFLLRKMIISKDEQERKKALDELFPFVKDDIKGTLEAMGGFPVVIRLLDPPLHEFVPKREDERKKLADALGITDDEFNNRANALHESNPMMGHRGVRLGITYPEITEMQIRAIFEASAELVKQGKKIIPEIMIPVVGIVEELKNQKRIVERVYQEVLKKFGLNKIQYLFGTMIEIPRASLTAGKIAEVSEFFSFGTNDLTQMGFGFSRDDIGGFMPDYLTKKILPCDPFATIDFEGIGELIKIGIERGRKTRKNLEVGICGEHGGDPESVKFCHRVKMDYVSCSPFRVPIAKLAAAQAVVEEKNK
- a CDS encoding flagellar motor protein MotB; the encoded protein is MILKSPRGYISENDPRVSQVGHAAPPWLVNYADLMTELCAFFIMMYAIAAAFSGTMQKAAKEVKETMAKEQIAGESKMTKEGLQISLQEQKTVPFFVSGSAELLPGTKMYIDKIAPALISGMKLEKNTLIVEGHTDNVPIATSQFASNWELSTARATNVVKYLVQKHGIPPEKVAAIGYGEHKPIDSNDTEENRAKNRRVVFLIKMGS
- a CDS encoding flagellar FlbD family protein, with protein sequence MIKLTKLNGQEIYINPDLIENIECHPNTTILLTTGKSTIVKESPDEVANKIIELKKKIHNK